In Halobacillus amylolyticus, the following proteins share a genomic window:
- the speD gene encoding adenosylmethionine decarboxylase encodes MDTMGRHVIAELWDCNEDKLNDMTYIEKTFVDAALKAGAEVREVAFHKFAPHGVSGVVIISESHLTIHSFPEHGYASIDVYTCGDRIDPNVAAEFIVKALEAGRNETVEVPRGMGPVEVQQSRAL; translated from the coding sequence ATGGATACAATGGGAAGACATGTAATTGCTGAATTATGGGATTGTAATGAAGATAAATTAAATGATATGACATATATCGAAAAAACATTTGTGGATGCTGCACTTAAAGCGGGTGCTGAAGTAAGAGAAGTTGCTTTTCATAAATTTGCTCCACACGGGGTCAGCGGGGTTGTCATTATTTCTGAATCACATTTAACGATTCACAGCTTTCCGGAACATGGCTATGCGAGCATAGATGTTTATACTTGTGGAGATCGAATCGATCCAAATGTAGCGGCAGAATTTATAGTTAAAGCCCTAGAAGCTGGTCGCAATGAAACGGTTGAAGTACCAAGGGGAATGGGCCCTGTAGAAGTACAGCAATCACGAGCCCTATAG
- a CDS encoding transposase, which produces MTQKYRNYDPEFKLYVVKLMELDGHKMTDLSQKLDIPYGNLKRWKTEYRDQKKKEEKEAQNQLLTASEYKEMYEKEKKSNVELQEEVDILKKAMHIFNQEK; this is translated from the coding sequence TTGACCCAAAAGTACAGAAATTATGACCCTGAGTTTAAGCTTTATGTTGTGAAGTTAATGGAATTGGACGGACACAAAATGACGGACCTTAGTCAGAAACTCGATATTCCCTACGGTAACCTTAAAAGATGGAAGACGGAGTATCGTGACCAAAAAAAGAAGGAAGAAAAAGAAGCACAGAATCAACTGTTGACCGCCTCTGAGTACAAGGAAATGTATGAAAAAGAGAAAAAAAGTAACGTAGAGCTCCAGGAGGAAGTCGACATTTTAAAAAAGGCCATGCACATCTTCAATCAGGAAAAGTAG
- a CDS encoding IS3 family transposase: protein MKFKFIHEHRHEHTISRMCQVLGVSKSGYYDYLNRLDREETEREAWNRYIDERILFHYHDNYGCYGSPRIHFMLREVDQVEVSQKKVTNRMRELDLYATPPKKFINTTDSDHDETIHSNHLNRDFLPEAPDQVWATDITYIHTGEGFLYLNPVIDLASRRIISYQLDDHMDHTLCLKALEKALAIRNPKSGWIHHSDRGSQYCSKAYLDTLKEAGATISMSRKGNPYDNACAESFFASLKKEYLYKHVYETKAEAKLAIQFYINFYNQKRIHSTLDYLTPLEKEKSYKMNHDKKLKKNQMSSA from the coding sequence GTGAAGTTCAAGTTCATTCATGAACACCGACACGAACACACCATTTCGAGGATGTGCCAAGTTCTTGGTGTGTCTAAATCTGGTTATTATGATTATTTGAATCGTCTGGACAGAGAAGAAACGGAAAGAGAGGCTTGGAACCGTTATATCGATGAACGGATCCTCTTCCATTATCATGATAATTATGGGTGTTACGGCAGCCCTCGCATCCACTTTATGCTTCGAGAAGTGGATCAGGTGGAGGTTTCTCAAAAGAAAGTGACGAATCGAATGAGAGAACTGGACCTTTATGCCACACCACCTAAAAAGTTCATCAATACGACAGACTCTGATCACGATGAAACCATTCACTCAAACCATTTAAACCGTGACTTTCTTCCAGAGGCCCCAGACCAGGTTTGGGCTACTGATATTACTTATATTCACACAGGAGAAGGCTTTTTATATCTGAATCCTGTTATTGATCTTGCTTCCCGACGGATCATAAGTTATCAGTTAGACGATCATATGGATCACACCCTGTGCTTAAAAGCTTTAGAAAAGGCTTTGGCCATTCGTAACCCTAAGTCGGGTTGGATTCACCATTCAGATCGTGGCTCTCAGTACTGTTCTAAGGCTTATTTAGATACACTTAAGGAGGCAGGAGCGACCATAAGTATGAGTCGGAAGGGAAACCCCTACGACAATGCATGTGCAGAGAGTTTCTTTGCCTCTCTGAAAAAAGAATACCTGTACAAACATGTTTATGAGACAAAAGCAGAAGCCAAACTAGCCATTCAGTTTTACATCAATTTTTATAACCAAAAACGAATCCATTCTACATTGGACTATTTAACTCCGTTAGAAAAAGAAAAGAGCTATAAAATGAACCATGATAAAAAGCTCAAAAAGAACCAAATGTCCTCTGCCTAA
- a CDS encoding cytosolic protein — translation MKAFISKYFSNHAETSEESYDKSLETHYYKAKKDEVFRAVEELFRSPSEKIAVSKERGEITVNYKGKKKAFIVATVIMVRPFQTSVDFSVTTDSGGPIDFGFSHRLVIQLYHELDSQFPLVNSSER, via the coding sequence GTGAAAGCTTTTATATCCAAGTATTTTAGTAATCATGCAGAAACGAGTGAGGAGTCTTACGATAAGTCGCTTGAAACGCACTATTATAAAGCTAAGAAAGATGAAGTATTTCGGGCTGTGGAGGAACTTTTCCGCTCCCCTTCTGAAAAAATTGCCGTATCAAAGGAACGTGGAGAAATTACGGTGAATTATAAAGGAAAGAAAAAGGCTTTTATTGTAGCGACAGTCATTATGGTTAGACCTTTTCAAACGTCCGTTGATTTTTCTGTGACTACTGATTCTGGTGGACCAATCGATTTCGGGTTTAGTCACAGACTAGTTATTCAACTTTATCACGAGTTGGATAGCCAGTTTCCTTTAGTTAATTCGTCGGAAAGATGA
- the nrdR gene encoding transcriptional regulator NrdR, translating into MKCPNCHYKSTKVLDSRPIEEGDSIRRRRECEQCDFRFTTFERIEEVPLIVVKKEGTREEFSREKLMRGLIRACEKRPVAVEELEAVTLDIEKELRNRGVSEVQSKDIGEMIMGRLSNIDEVAYVRFASVYRQFKDINVFIDELKELMKHDDKG; encoded by the coding sequence TTGAAATGTCCAAATTGCCACTATAAAAGTACAAAGGTGCTGGATTCCAGGCCAATCGAAGAGGGTGATTCGATCAGGCGGAGAAGGGAATGTGAGCAGTGTGATTTTCGCTTCACTACCTTCGAGAGAATTGAAGAAGTACCTCTGATTGTCGTTAAGAAAGAAGGAACTAGAGAAGAGTTCAGCCGTGAGAAACTGATGCGCGGTCTTATTCGTGCTTGTGAAAAACGACCGGTTGCTGTTGAAGAATTAGAAGCTGTTACACTTGATATAGAAAAAGAACTTCGTAACAGGGGAGTATCAGAAGTCCAAAGTAAGGATATTGGTGAAATGATAATGGGCAGGCTTTCTAACATTGACGAAGTGGCATATGTTCGTTTCGCTTCCGTTTATCGCCAATTTAAAGACATCAATGTATTTATAGACGAACTAAAGGAATTAATGAAACATGATGATAAAGGATGA
- a CDS encoding replication initiation and membrane attachment family protein, with protein MDRYIGKLLPVDGFTIIRTGAAPRSDHWALSHLYQPLVGKLAISLYQFLVSEYETYNQVGVQSHHALMSFLSAPLDRIYKARQKLEALGLLRTYLSKKDDTTVYLYEIRPPFSPEEFFNDDMLSLLLQHEMGEDRFKSLRTRFSLPTVSLEEYEEVTETFDRVFHEVYPSSALLDEQKHKAQSRKGTSARGPAILNSRVDFNWLHHALKQRMYPSEKILTGDHRRVISQLVALYNLTSSEIERAIIWAINEENELIIDELKSACHDFMKDRPSANKASIDERDKAAPSQDEPANKEDQFIQLLEQISPRELLEDLSSGNQASEQEMKMIRDVMTEQGLPPGVMNVLVHYVLLKTNMKLSKPYLEKIASHWARKNVSTVRQAMNLAKAEHQKYQEWGKQKNSYRKKNQEVIPGWFKKREQMNEKQPAASPIDKSDMAERIRRLSNKGN; from the coding sequence ATGGATCGCTATATAGGAAAACTGCTACCCGTTGATGGGTTTACCATCATTCGTACAGGCGCTGCTCCTCGATCGGATCATTGGGCGTTAAGCCATTTATATCAGCCTTTAGTAGGGAAACTTGCTATATCCCTGTACCAATTTTTGGTTAGTGAGTATGAAACGTATAACCAAGTCGGTGTTCAATCACACCACGCCTTAATGTCCTTTCTATCAGCCCCGTTGGATCGAATTTATAAAGCGCGACAAAAACTAGAGGCTCTAGGGCTTCTGCGTACGTATTTATCAAAAAAAGATGACACAACTGTGTATTTATATGAAATTAGGCCCCCCTTTTCACCAGAAGAGTTTTTTAATGATGATATGCTCTCCCTTCTATTACAGCACGAAATGGGGGAAGATAGATTTAAATCTTTACGAACACGGTTTTCCCTCCCGACCGTTTCTTTAGAAGAGTATGAGGAAGTAACAGAAACGTTCGATCGAGTGTTCCATGAGGTCTACCCATCCTCGGCATTACTTGATGAACAAAAGCACAAGGCACAAAGCAGGAAAGGAACTTCTGCCCGCGGACCTGCAATTTTGAATAGCCGTGTTGACTTTAATTGGCTTCATCACGCTTTAAAGCAGCGTATGTATCCAAGTGAAAAGATACTGACAGGGGACCACCGTCGGGTTATATCACAGCTTGTAGCCTTATATAATTTAACATCAAGTGAAATCGAACGAGCCATTATATGGGCGATTAATGAGGAAAATGAACTAATCATCGATGAACTTAAATCTGCTTGTCATGATTTTATGAAGGATCGTCCATCCGCAAATAAGGCTAGCATTGATGAACGTGACAAGGCTGCTCCTTCGCAAGACGAGCCTGCTAACAAAGAAGATCAGTTTATTCAATTATTAGAACAGATTTCTCCAAGGGAGCTTTTAGAAGACTTATCTAGCGGAAATCAAGCTTCTGAACAAGAAATGAAGATGATTCGGGATGTAATGACAGAACAAGGATTACCACCTGGTGTGATGAATGTCCTTGTGCATTATGTTCTTTTAAAAACGAATATGAAATTGTCCAAGCCTTATTTGGAAAAGATCGCTAGTCATTGGGCGCGAAAAAATGTTTCAACTGTAAGGCAAGCGATGAACCTGGCGAAGGCTGAACATCAGAAGTATCAGGAGTGGGGCAAACAGAAGAATTCATACAGGAAAAAAAATCAGGAAGTTATACCTGGATGGTTTAAAAAGCGTGAACAAATGAATGAAAAACAGCCTGCTGCTTCACCTATAGACAAGAGTGACATGGCCGAGAGAATACGCCGGCTTTCAAATAAAGGAAATTGA
- the dnaI gene encoding primosomal protein DnaI, protein MEPIQKSLQKWMRNHKQFQQRFNQMKQEVLQSPEIKNLVSEHPSLTNSEVEKQLIKLYEYQSQSKNCEKCPSREACINILPGHVPQAEVVGTEIKLVYNKCRRERKQEHHRKQRSLISSLHMPKEILEAKIDRLDFKDDDRAQAVQSTVQYLEGIDEQLPSKGLYFHGPFGVGKTYFLGVIANELSEKNIASMIIYMPEFVREIKASIKNDSMNDKIEAFKKTPVLMLDDIGAESQSAWFRDEVLGSILQYRMMERLPVFFTSNYTLNELEKVLMTSNRGDTDQVKAQRITERIHQLSDMVPVYGQNRRGS, encoded by the coding sequence GTGGAACCCATTCAAAAGTCATTACAAAAATGGATGCGAAATCATAAGCAATTTCAGCAACGGTTCAATCAAATGAAACAAGAGGTTCTCCAGTCACCAGAGATTAAGAACCTAGTCAGTGAACATCCTTCATTAACGAACTCGGAAGTTGAGAAGCAGTTAATTAAACTTTATGAATATCAGTCACAGTCGAAGAATTGTGAAAAGTGCCCTTCCCGTGAAGCGTGCATCAATATCTTACCAGGCCACGTACCCCAGGCAGAAGTAGTGGGTACAGAGATAAAGCTTGTTTATAATAAATGCCGCAGAGAGAGAAAGCAGGAACATCACCGTAAACAGCGTTCCTTAATAAGCAGTCTTCATATGCCGAAGGAAATTTTAGAAGCTAAGATCGATCGTTTAGATTTCAAGGATGATGACAGGGCGCAGGCTGTTCAGAGTACGGTTCAATATCTTGAAGGAATTGATGAGCAGCTTCCGAGCAAGGGGTTATACTTTCATGGTCCTTTTGGGGTGGGGAAGACGTATTTCCTTGGTGTAATTGCTAATGAATTAAGCGAGAAGAATATTGCCTCTATGATCATTTATATGCCTGAGTTTGTTCGAGAAATAAAAGCTTCGATTAAAAATGACTCGATGAACGACAAGATCGAGGCATTTAAGAAAACACCTGTGCTTATGCTCGATGATATAGGTGCCGAATCCCAATCCGCCTGGTTCAGGGATGAAGTACTTGGATCGATTTTACAATATCGGATGATGGAACGTCTTCCTGTATTTTTCACTTCCAATTATACGCTTAATGAACTCGAAAAAGTGTTAATGACAAGTAATAGAGGAGACACTGATCAAGTTAAAGCACAGCGTATTACTGAACGAATCCATCAATTAAGTGACATGGTGCCCGTCTATGGACAAAATAGAAGGGGATCCTAA